The following coding sequences are from one Deinococcus aerophilus window:
- a CDS encoding ABC transporter ATP-binding protein, whose protein sequence is MSDVHSTSTATRTDTGTHATVLELNEIHSYYDHIHALKGISMTVGEGEIVALIGGNGAGKTTTLRTISGMMKPRTGTLTYQGQDIAGKPPHQTMQMGMSHVPEGRRIFPQLTVRENLEVGAYTITDRRLIEERVQEGFDYFPRLRERENQLGGTMSGGEQQMLAIARALMVNPKLLLLDEPSMGLSPLFVEAIFDIIQKLNREHNTTVLLVEQNANMALAIAHRAYVLQTGEMKLSGKASDIAKDESVRKAYLGDE, encoded by the coding sequence ATGTCTGATGTCCATTCCACGTCTACGGCCACCCGCACGGACACCGGCACCCACGCCACTGTGCTGGAACTGAACGAAATACATTCCTATTACGACCACATCCACGCCCTCAAGGGCATCAGCATGACGGTCGGCGAGGGCGAGATCGTGGCCCTGATCGGCGGCAACGGGGCGGGCAAGACCACCACCCTGCGGACCATCAGCGGCATGATGAAGCCCCGCACCGGCACCCTGACCTACCAGGGTCAGGACATCGCCGGCAAACCCCCGCACCAGACCATGCAGATGGGCATGAGCCACGTGCCCGAGGGGCGGCGCATCTTCCCGCAGCTCACCGTCCGCGAGAATCTGGAGGTCGGAGCGTACACCATTACCGACCGCCGGCTGATCGAGGAGCGCGTGCAGGAAGGTTTTGACTACTTCCCGCGCCTGCGGGAGCGCGAGAACCAGCTGGGCGGCACCATGTCGGGCGGCGAACAGCAGATGCTCGCGATTGCCCGCGCCCTGATGGTCAATCCCAAGCTGCTGCTGCTGGACGAGCCGAGCATGGGGCTCTCGCCGCTGTTCGTGGAGGCCATCTTCGACATCATCCAGAAGCTCAACCGCGAACACAACACCACCGTGTTGCTCGTCGAGCAGAACGCGAACATGGCCCTGGCAATTGCTCACCGCGCCTACGTGCTGCAGACCGGCGAGATGAAGCTCAGCGGCAAGGCCAGCGACATCGCCAAGGACGAGAGCGTGCGCAAGGCGTATCTGGGCGACGAATAG
- a CDS encoding branched-chain amino acid ABC transporter permease, which translates to MDLATLLPFIVNVIVGGLVLGFVYAIIALGYTMVYGVLQLINFAHSEVFITGAVVGFEVFRVLQNSELNGYLKLLLALVAAMIVSGLLNVLIERLAYRPLRNAPRLVPLITAIGVSLILQDVLRVIEGLQGRFDLTYTLPAGFSDKFCAAEGSSCAPLGNFLRTIGVDVQLKDVILVVVALVSLTALNYVVNRTRLGKAIRAVAQDRVTAGLMGIDSNLMISATFLIGGALGGISGVLFGMKFGTVNAYSGFDPGIIAFTAAVLGGIGSIPGAVLGGLLLGVIQNLIGVMNIFGNLMGSANLGTIDASYQRIGAFLVLVLILIFKPTGLLGKSNVEKV; encoded by the coding sequence TTGGATCTTGCCACCCTGTTGCCGTTTATCGTGAACGTGATCGTCGGCGGTCTCGTGCTGGGTTTTGTGTACGCCATCATCGCGCTGGGCTACACCATGGTGTACGGCGTGCTGCAGCTGATCAACTTCGCGCACTCGGAAGTCTTCATCACCGGGGCGGTGGTGGGCTTTGAGGTGTTCCGGGTCCTGCAGAACTCGGAGCTCAACGGATACCTCAAGCTGCTGCTTGCCCTGGTCGCCGCCATGATCGTCTCGGGCCTGCTCAACGTGCTGATCGAGCGGCTGGCCTACCGGCCCCTGCGCAACGCGCCGCGGCTGGTGCCGCTGATCACGGCCATCGGCGTCTCGCTGATCCTGCAAGACGTCCTGCGGGTCATCGAGGGCCTGCAGGGCCGCTTCGACCTGACGTACACGCTGCCTGCGGGCTTCAGCGACAAGTTCTGCGCCGCCGAGGGCAGCAGCTGCGCGCCGCTGGGCAACTTCCTGCGGACCATCGGCGTGGACGTTCAGCTCAAGGACGTGATTCTGGTGGTCGTGGCGCTGGTCAGCCTGACGGCGCTGAACTACGTGGTCAACCGCACGCGGCTGGGCAAGGCCATCCGCGCCGTGGCGCAGGACCGCGTGACGGCCGGTCTGATGGGCATCGACTCGAACCTGATGATCAGCGCGACCTTCCTGATCGGCGGAGCGCTGGGCGGCATCAGCGGCGTGCTGTTCGGGATGAAGTTCGGTACGGTCAACGCCTACAGCGGCTTTGATCCCGGCATCATCGCCTTCACGGCGGCCGTGCTGGGCGGCATCGGCAGTATTCCCGGCGCCGTGCTGGGCGGACTGCTGCTGGGCGTGATCCAGAACCTGATCGGCGTGATGAACATCTTCGGCAACCTGATGGGCAGCGCCAACCTGGGCACCATTGACGCCAGCTACCAGCGCATCGGCGCCTTCCTCGTGCTCGTACTGATCCTGATCTTCAAACCCACCGGCCTGCTCGGCAAGAGCAACGTGGAGAAGGTATGA
- a CDS encoding ABC transporter ATP-binding protein produces MTRPASSAPSSTANILEVQGLTKEFGGLTAVNEVTMNVPERSIVSVIGPNGAGKTTFFNMITGIYAPTRGSIRLAGRNLVGLRPDQVTEAGIARTFQNIRLFSSMTSEENIMVGRNARLKSTFVDAVLHTRRFHESEHEAREAARIMLDFVGLSQWRNEIATNLPYGDQRKLEIARALATTPKLILLDEPAAGMNPRETEDLKALIRRIRDELGVTICLIEHDMRLVMTLSEYITVLDYGTKISEGLPHQVRNDPAVMEAYLGRGAAAGEYGKEERPHV; encoded by the coding sequence ATGACCCGGCCTGCCAGCAGCGCCCCCAGCAGCACCGCCAACATTCTGGAAGTGCAGGGGCTGACCAAGGAATTCGGCGGTCTGACCGCCGTGAACGAAGTCACCATGAACGTTCCCGAGCGCAGCATCGTCAGTGTGATCGGCCCCAACGGAGCGGGCAAGACCACCTTCTTCAACATGATCACCGGCATCTACGCGCCCACCCGCGGCAGCATCCGGCTGGCCGGGCGCAACCTCGTGGGCCTGCGCCCGGATCAGGTCACCGAGGCCGGCATTGCCCGCACCTTCCAGAACATCCGGCTGTTTTCCTCGATGACCAGCGAGGAGAACATCATGGTGGGCCGCAATGCCCGTCTGAAGAGCACCTTTGTGGACGCCGTGCTGCACACCCGCCGCTTTCATGAATCCGAACACGAGGCCCGGGAAGCCGCGCGCATCATGCTGGACTTCGTGGGCCTGAGCCAGTGGCGCAACGAGATCGCCACGAATCTGCCCTACGGCGACCAGCGCAAGCTGGAAATCGCCCGCGCCCTGGCCACCACCCCCAAACTGATCCTGCTGGACGAGCCCGCCGCCGGCATGAACCCGCGCGAGACCGAGGACCTCAAGGCCCTGATCCGCCGCATCCGCGACGAGCTGGGCGTGACCATCTGCCTGATCGAGCACGACATGCGGCTGGTCATGACCCTCAGCGAGTACATCACGGTGCTGGACTACGGCACCAAGATCAGCGAGGGCCTGCCGCACCAGGTGCGCAACGACCCCGCCGTGATGGAAGCGTACCTGGGCCGCGGGGCCGCCGCCGGGGAATACGGCAAGGAGGAGCGTCCCCATGTCTGA
- a CDS encoding lipocalin family protein, producing MNPMRFAAALVCGSVFLTACLPAPLAFDPAQLPAASDLGARNAGTEWWYVSGVLPDSGLAFHWAQFKVNYRGLPYHASHIAVTDLRNNRLYFVENGDQKATFGFPPLSVSQGEWKLTQNAGPDAPFQLNAGPLNLTLTPARNAVVHPPGYSGTVETGRLYYQSITRLDVGGTVQVGQETRPATGQAWLDHQWGDQQPGAAARWDWFGLHLSNGSDLMLYRVKNADNVVVQVAASLVGPDGVAHTVENVTMTPGRVWRSPSGRDYTLGWQVSGAGLNLTLAPLRDDQELLSTTTSVAYWEGPVAGTGTVNGQAVTASGMGEFVGGVLTREEGGLFGVPTAP from the coding sequence ATGAACCCCATGCGTTTTGCAGCGGCGCTCGTGTGCGGCAGTGTATTCCTGACCGCGTGTTTGCCCGCACCGCTGGCTTTCGATCCGGCGCAGCTTCCCGCCGCGAGTGACCTGGGGGCCAGGAACGCCGGAACCGAGTGGTGGTACGTCTCCGGCGTGCTGCCCGACTCCGGGCTGGCCTTTCACTGGGCACAGTTCAAGGTGAACTACCGGGGCCTTCCCTACCACGCCTCACACATCGCCGTGACCGACCTGCGAAACAACCGGCTGTATTTTGTGGAGAACGGCGATCAGAAGGCCACCTTCGGCTTTCCTCCCCTGAGCGTTTCCCAGGGCGAGTGGAAGCTGACGCAGAACGCCGGCCCCGACGCTCCCTTCCAGCTGAATGCCGGGCCGCTGAACCTGACCCTGACCCCCGCCAGGAACGCGGTGGTTCACCCACCCGGATACTCGGGGACCGTTGAAACCGGCCGCCTGTACTACCAGAGCATCACCCGCCTGGATGTGGGCGGAACCGTTCAGGTGGGCCAGGAGACCCGCCCGGCCACGGGACAGGCGTGGCTGGATCACCAGTGGGGCGACCAGCAGCCCGGCGCGGCGGCCCGGTGGGACTGGTTTGGCCTGCACCTTTCGAACGGCTCGGACCTGATGCTGTACCGCGTGAAAAACGCGGACAATGTGGTGGTTCAGGTGGCCGCCTCGCTGGTCGGCCCCGACGGGGTGGCGCACACGGTGGAGAACGTGACCATGACGCCGGGCCGGGTGTGGCGCAGTCCCAGTGGCCGTGACTACACCCTGGGCTGGCAGGTCAGTGGTGCTGGGCTGAATCTGACACTGGCCCCCCTGCGCGATGATCAGGAACTGCTCAGCACGACAACCTCGGTGGCGTACTGGGAAGGACCGGTAGCAGGCACAGGCACCGTGAACGGGCAGGCCGTGACCGCCTCAGGCATGGGGGAATTCGTGGGCGGCGTGCTGACGAGAGAAGAAGGCGGGCTGTTCGGGGTGCCAACCGCTCCGTAG
- a CDS encoding ABC transporter permease subunit — translation MTAVNPAGPAPRRPVVRPDRTVLLLLVFIITSGLLLVSHNRAVLGNMGSLGTLLLNPIVEALVVSLFLANVLFAYMWKAANWAKLIVGVGSLLFVLPLAGRADSSLLDLSIQIMIFAALALGLNIVVGLAGLLDLGYVAFFAVGAYTWSIFASPRFGEILRYYGENAGATGAGTLAIGLVLVAVTAGSMLYIRGLHARLATTRLSTWSFGLAGFGLVAGIVLVGRSLLVLASGSAAAVAGGIDPSFFWLFLALSIMTAALVGVLIGLPVLKLKGDYLAIITLGLGEVIRVLANNLSLYTAGSQGITPIGSASVPWFNSFAAALGFRQDQFYLLFLYALVLIVIAVILLVNVRLDRSRIGRAWIAIRDDEIAAQAMGVPLMQTKLIAFATGASFAGVMGMIFAAKQTFISPESFNLLQSIGVLSMVILGGMGSFSGVILGAAVVTLLNLRILPGLGEASANVPWIPQQANPGQLQRLIFGSILVAMMLLRPEGLLPNKRRTRELHSEHDQEDESGEGNASGLNAGGDVYSAGMATIKENDRPGGSK, via the coding sequence ATGACGGCCGTGAATCCTGCGGGACCGGCGCCGCGCCGCCCGGTGGTCCGCCCCGACCGCACCGTGCTGCTGCTGCTGGTCTTCATCATCACCAGCGGTCTGCTGCTGGTCTCGCACAACCGTGCGGTGCTGGGCAACATGGGCAGCCTGGGCACGCTGCTGCTCAATCCCATCGTCGAGGCGCTGGTGGTGTCGCTGTTCCTGGCCAACGTACTGTTCGCCTACATGTGGAAGGCGGCAAACTGGGCCAAGCTGATTGTGGGGGTGGGCAGCCTGCTCTTCGTGCTGCCGCTGGCCGGCCGGGCCGACTCCAGCCTGCTCGACCTGAGCATCCAGATCATGATCTTCGCCGCGCTGGCCCTGGGACTGAACATCGTGGTGGGTCTCGCAGGCCTGCTGGACCTGGGCTATGTGGCCTTCTTCGCAGTGGGGGCATACACCTGGAGCATCTTTGCCAGCCCGCGCTTCGGAGAGATTCTGCGCTACTACGGTGAAAACGCCGGAGCGACCGGAGCGGGGACCCTGGCCATCGGCCTGGTGCTGGTGGCCGTGACGGCCGGCAGCATGCTGTACATCCGGGGCCTGCACGCCCGCCTGGCCACGACCCGCCTGAGCACCTGGAGCTTCGGGCTCGCCGGCTTCGGGCTGGTTGCCGGCATCGTTCTGGTCGGCCGCTCGCTTCTGGTGCTGGCCTCGGGGTCCGCGGCGGCGGTGGCCGGTGGAATCGATCCCAGCTTCTTCTGGCTGTTCCTGGCCCTGAGCATCATGACCGCGGCCCTGGTGGGTGTGCTGATCGGTCTGCCGGTGCTGAAGCTTAAGGGCGACTACCTCGCCATCATCACGCTGGGACTGGGGGAAGTGATCCGCGTGCTGGCCAACAACCTCAGCCTGTACACGGCGGGGTCCCAGGGCATCACGCCCATCGGCAGCGCGTCTGTGCCGTGGTTTAACTCCTTTGCCGCAGCGCTGGGCTTCCGGCAGGATCAGTTCTACCTGTTGTTTCTCTATGCGCTGGTCCTGATCGTGATCGCCGTGATCCTGCTCGTGAACGTGCGCCTCGACCGCAGCCGCATCGGGCGGGCGTGGATTGCCATCCGTGACGACGAGATCGCTGCGCAGGCCATGGGCGTGCCACTGATGCAGACCAAGCTGATCGCCTTTGCCACCGGCGCGAGCTTTGCGGGCGTGATGGGCATGATCTTTGCGGCCAAGCAGACCTTCATCAGCCCCGAGAGCTTCAACCTGCTGCAAAGCATCGGCGTGCTGAGCATGGTGATTCTGGGCGGCATGGGGTCGTTCAGCGGCGTGATTCTGGGCGCGGCGGTGGTGACACTACTGAATCTGCGGATTCTGCCGGGTCTGGGCGAGGCCAGCGCCAACGTGCCGTGGATTCCCCAGCAGGCCAACCCCGGGCAGCTGCAACGGTTGATCTTCGGCTCCATTCTGGTGGCCATGATGTTGCTGCGCCCCGAGGGCCTGCTGCCCAACAAGCGCCGCACCCGTGAACTGCATTCCGAACACGATCAGGAAGACGAGAGTGGCGAGGGCAATGCCAGCGGCCTGAACGCCGGGGGCGATGTGTACAGCGCCGGAATGGCCACCATCAAAGAAAACGACCGACCCGGAGGAAGCAAATGA
- the glnA gene encoding type I glutamate--ammonia ligase, whose translation MTPAPPIPDSTEILARLHAAEVKFLRLQFTDILGTTKNVEVPRSQFEKALNGDVTFDGSAVEGFTRVEESDMLLRPDLGTFLIYPPFSREEGERGAVARLICDVTLPDGTPFEGDPRLVLQRQVDRARALGFEMFVGTEPEFFLFERTPAGLGSTVTHDKAGYFDLAPIDKGERIRREIANKLVEMGFEIEAAHHEVAPGQHEIDFRYAPALETADRIATFKFVVKRVALEYGLLASFLPKPIPGVNGSGMHCHLSLFKGGQNAFADPDGEYGLSKTAEGFIAGLLDHAEGMAAITNPLVNSYKRLVPGFEAPVNIAWSTSNRSALIRIPAKRGNSTRAELRMPDPSCNPYLALATMLAAGLDGIERGLEPPPAIARNIFKMTVREKRHHRVKELPTDLREAIDELGKDDVLRQALGEHVMDHFMAAKRAEWREYSAAVHAWELERYLDLI comes from the coding sequence ATGACGCCTGCCCCACCCATCCCTGATTCCACCGAGATTCTCGCGCGTCTGCACGCGGCGGAAGTTAAATTCCTGCGCCTTCAGTTCACCGATATCCTGGGCACCACCAAGAATGTGGAAGTGCCCCGGTCGCAGTTCGAGAAGGCCCTGAACGGCGACGTGACCTTTGACGGCAGCGCCGTGGAGGGCTTCACGCGGGTGGAGGAATCCGACATGCTGCTGCGCCCGGATCTGGGCACCTTCCTGATCTACCCGCCGTTTTCCCGTGAGGAGGGCGAGCGCGGCGCGGTGGCGCGGCTGATCTGTGACGTGACGCTGCCCGACGGCACACCGTTCGAGGGTGATCCTCGTCTGGTGTTGCAGCGCCAGGTGGACCGCGCACGCGCGCTCGGCTTTGAAATGTTCGTGGGCACCGAACCGGAATTCTTCCTGTTCGAGCGCACCCCCGCCGGCCTGGGCAGCACCGTTACCCACGACAAGGCCGGCTATTTCGATCTTGCTCCCATCGACAAGGGCGAACGCATCCGGCGCGAGATTGCCAACAAGCTCGTCGAGATGGGCTTCGAGATCGAGGCCGCCCACCACGAGGTGGCTCCCGGCCAGCACGAGATTGACTTCCGCTACGCCCCGGCCCTGGAAACGGCAGACCGCATTGCCACCTTCAAGTTCGTGGTCAAGCGGGTGGCGCTGGAATACGGGCTGCTCGCCAGCTTTCTTCCCAAGCCCATTCCGGGCGTCAACGGCAGCGGAATGCACTGTCACCTCAGCCTGTTCAAGGGTGGTCAGAACGCCTTTGCCGACCCGGACGGCGAATACGGCCTCTCGAAAACCGCCGAGGGCTTCATCGCCGGTCTGCTGGACCACGCCGAGGGCATGGCCGCCATCACCAATCCGCTGGTGAACAGCTACAAGCGCCTGGTGCCCGGCTTTGAAGCCCCGGTGAACATCGCCTGGAGCACCAGCAACCGCAGCGCCCTGATCCGCATTCCGGCCAAACGCGGCAATTCCACGCGCGCCGAGTTGCGCATGCCCGATCCGAGCTGCAACCCCTACCTGGCCCTGGCCACCATGCTCGCTGCCGGGCTGGACGGTATCGAGCGTGGACTGGAACCCCCGCCCGCCATCGCCCGCAACATCTTCAAGATGACCGTGCGCGAAAAACGCCACCACCGCGTCAAGGAACTGCCCACCGACCTGCGCGAGGCCATTGACGAGCTGGGCAAGGACGATGTGCTCCGGCAGGCGCTGGGCGAACACGTCATGGATCATTTCATGGCCGCCAAACGCGCCGAGTGGCGTGAGTACAGCGCCGCCGTCCATGCCTGGGAACTCGAGCGCTATCTGGACCTGATCTGA
- a CDS encoding branched-chain amino acid ABC transporter substrate-binding protein → MKKTALSLSVLAALALGTASAQTTIKIASISPLSGGQSNLGTQIRNGAQLAVNEYAPQFKKLGFDLKLIPYDDQADPATGTAAARKIAADNQILAVVGTLNSGVAIPASAALAPSNLAMVSPANTANQVTDRGLANMNRIVARDDSQGPAGANFIAGNLKAKKAYVLNDKTAYGEGLAGEVEKALKAKGVSIVGSEGTEEKSDFSSIIAKIKLTRPDAIYFGGIYNQIGVFIKQLRGAGITTPVVGGDGLDSSELPVIVGKAGANNIYFTTVAAPLEALPAAKVFAANFQKSFNLAPQGFGAFGYDAAKVTLQGILDAARANNNKAPSRKQVQDAIRKGTFKGLLSGEVSFNSVGDRKAATLYVMNVKNGEFVLETSLPVKPPKN, encoded by the coding sequence ATGAAGAAAACCGCACTCAGCCTCTCTGTTCTTGCCGCACTGGCCCTCGGTACGGCCAGCGCCCAGACGACCATCAAGATTGCCAGCATCAGCCCGCTGTCGGGTGGCCAGAGCAACCTGGGCACCCAGATCCGCAACGGCGCGCAGCTCGCCGTTAACGAGTACGCTCCGCAGTTCAAGAAGCTGGGCTTTGACCTGAAGCTGATTCCCTACGACGATCAGGCCGACCCGGCCACCGGCACCGCCGCCGCCCGCAAGATCGCCGCCGACAACCAGATTCTCGCGGTCGTGGGCACCCTGAACAGCGGCGTGGCCATTCCCGCCAGCGCCGCTCTGGCCCCCAGCAACCTGGCGATGGTCAGCCCCGCCAACACCGCCAACCAGGTGACCGACCGCGGCCTCGCGAACATGAACCGCATCGTGGCCCGTGACGACTCGCAGGGTCCGGCGGGCGCGAACTTCATTGCCGGCAACCTCAAGGCCAAGAAGGCCTACGTCCTGAACGACAAGACCGCCTACGGCGAAGGTCTGGCCGGCGAGGTCGAGAAGGCGCTGAAGGCCAAGGGCGTCTCCATCGTGGGCAGCGAGGGCACCGAGGAAAAGAGCGACTTTTCCAGCATCATCGCCAAGATCAAGCTGACCCGCCCCGACGCGATCTACTTCGGCGGCATCTACAACCAGATCGGCGTGTTCATCAAGCAGCTGCGCGGCGCGGGCATCACCACACCTGTGGTCGGCGGCGACGGTCTGGACAGCAGCGAGCTGCCGGTGATCGTGGGCAAGGCCGGCGCCAACAACATCTACTTCACCACCGTGGCCGCTCCGCTGGAAGCCCTGCCGGCCGCCAAGGTGTTCGCCGCCAACTTCCAGAAGTCCTTCAACCTGGCTCCCCAGGGCTTCGGTGCATTCGGCTACGACGCTGCCAAGGTCACGCTGCAGGGCATCCTGGACGCCGCGCGCGCCAACAACAACAAGGCGCCCAGCCGCAAGCAGGTTCAGGACGCCATCCGCAAGGGCACCTTCAAGGGCCTGCTGTCGGGTGAGGTCAGCTTCAACAGCGTCGGGGACCGCAAGGCCGCCACGCTGTACGTGATGAACGTCAAGAACGGCGAATTCGTGCTGGAAACCAGCCTGCCGGTCAAGCCCCCCAAGAACTGA